The following proteins are co-located in the Primulina tabacum isolate GXHZ01 chromosome 11, ASM2559414v2, whole genome shotgun sequence genome:
- the LOC142518797 gene encoding signal recognition particle 43 kDa protein, chloroplastic-like → MNILQSLSRLKPSSPPLTLTPLPLPSQTHFSISVKTSLDHSKTSNLSLFATLESRASAAVPAEEFDEYDEDESYGEVNKIIGSRALQNGRGMEYLIEWKDDHAPTWVPSDYIAKDVVAEYDSPWWTAVKKADAAALERLIASDDGRDIDAVDQDGRTALLFVSGLGSEECVRLLAKVGANINHRDNSGGLTALHMAAGYVKPGVAKLLLDFGADPESEDDRKQTPLELARSILRVTPKGNPVQFAKRLGLENVIKILEDAIYEYSEVEVILERRGKGVNMEYLVMWKDGEANEWVKKGMIGEDLVKDFEAGLEYAVAESILDEREGEEGKKEYFVKWTDIEEPTWEPEENVDPDLIMEFGKGQSSKVTEPSS, encoded by the exons ATGAACATTCTTCAATCTCTCTCCCGCCTGAAGCCCTCTTCACCTCCACTCACACTTACTCCTCTCCCTCTTCCCTCCCAAACCCACTTCTCAATTTCCGTTAAAACTAGTCTTGACCACTCCAAGACTTCCAATTTATCTCTTTTCGCCACCCTAGAGAGCCGCGCATCAGCAGCTGTTCCAGCTGAAGAATTTGATGAATACGATGAAGACGAAAGTTATGGTGAGGTGAACAAGATAATCGGCAGCAGAGCGCTTCAAAATGGCCGCGGAATGGAGTATTTGATTGAGTGGAAAGACGACCATGCTCCAACTTGGGTTCCCTCCGACTATATAGCAAAAGACGTGGTTGCAGAGTACGACTCTCCTTGGTGGACCGCTGTCAAGAAGGCTGACGCCGCAGCTCTGGAGCGGTTGATTGCATCCGATGATGGAAGGGACATTGATGCCGTCGATCAAGATGGTCGCACTGCACTTTTGTTTGTATCTGGGCTTGGCTCGGAAGAGTGCGTTAGACTTCTGGCGAAGGTTGGAGCTAATATAAACCATAGGGATAACAGCGGCGGCTTGACGGCGTTGCACATGGCCGCCGGCTATGTGAAGCCTGGGGTGGCGAAGTTATTGCTAGATTTTGGGGCGGACCCGGAATCGGAAGATGATAGAAAGCAGACTCCGTTGGAGTTGGCCAGGAGTATTCTTAGGGTGACACCAAAGGGAAATCCTGTGCAGTTTGCTAAGAGATTGGGGCTCGAAAATGTGATAAAGATATTGGAGGATGCAATATACGAGTATTCGGAGGTGGAGGTGATATTAGAGAGAAGAGGGAAGGGCGTGAATATGGAATATCTAGTGATGTGGAAAGATGGAGAGGCGAATGAGTGGGTGAAGAAAGGTATGATAGGGGAGGATTTGGTTAAAGATTTTGAGGCGGGGCTTGAATATGCCGTGGCGGAAAGCATTTTGGATGAGAGGGAAGGAGAAGAAGGGAAGAAAGAGTATTTTGTAAAATGGACAGATATCGAGGAGCCCACTTGGGAGCCTGAGGAGAATGTTGATCCTGATTTGATCATGGAGTTCGGGAAGGGCCAGTCAAGTAAA GTTACTGAGCCATCATCTTAA
- the LOC142519595 gene encoding protein IQ-DOMAIN 19-like has protein sequence MGKAGKWIRNLLLGKGSDEAIVGEGPKVIRRWSFKRSRKTIKSFDSAEHGHNHNLVIEPLLPSTNAAATKIQAAYRSYLARRALRALRGLVKLQALVKGYLVRKQMNYVLRSMHAVMTIQVRARIQKVQKTDEPRKISYRQTSASDAQIAQQTRENRVDHGTREVLTRKISERMDHRQTQRVEDYGCSRLSVSQREYKLNPCPTLPALSFTNSSSLSFDGRQETNAPTNTKHFSIWHENKPFIPNLLDCPDHVTSDSSFQPNYMSNTKSSKAKARSHSEPKQRPLPVTDQKKTIIINGLERWQKSAPLVDQDLPVRQIH, from the exons ATGGGCAAGGCAGGTAAATGGATCAGAAATTTGTTACTCGGGAAAGGATCAGATGAGGCCATTGTAGGAGAAGGGCCTAAAGTAATACGGAGATGGAGCTTCAAAAGATCACGCAAAACCATTAAATCCTTTGATTCCGCTGAACATGGACACAACCACAACCTTGTCATCGAACCTCTTCTTCCATCGACTAATGCAGCTGCTACCAAAATACAAGCCGCATATCGTTCTTACTTG GCAAGGAGAGCATTGCGGGCTTTAAGAGGGCTAGTTAAATTGCAAGCCCTGGTGAAGGGTTACTTGGTCAGGAAACAGATGAATTATGTTCTAAGGTCTATGCATGCTGTGATGACGATTCAAGTTCGCGCCCGAATTCAAAAGGTTCAAAAAACAGACGAACCCAGAAAAATATCTTACAGACAAACATCAGCTTCTGATGCTCAGATAGCACAACAAACTAGA GAGAACAGGGTTGATCATGGAACAAGGGAAGTACTTACTAGGAAGATAAGTGAGCGCATGGATCACAGACAAACTCAAAGAGTGGAAGACTATGGTTGCAGCCGTCTCTCAGTCTCGCAACGAGAATACAAGCTTAATCCGTGCCCTACTCTGCCAGCATTATCCTTCACAAATTCGAGTTCTTTGTCCTTCGATGGCAGACAAGAGACAAATGCACCTACAAATACCAAACATTTCTCGATTTGGCACGAAAACAAACCATTTATTCCCAATCTCTTAGATTGCCCAGATCATGTCACATCCGACTCCAGCTTCCAACCAAATTACATGAGCAATACTAAATCTTCAAAAGCGAAAGCCAGATCGCACAGTGAACCTAAGCAACGACCTTTACCCGTCACTGATCAGAAAAAGACGATAATCATCAATGGACTGGAAAGGTGGCAAAAATCAGCGCCACTGGTTGATCAAGATTTACCGGTCAGGCAAATCCACTGA
- the LOC142519059 gene encoding uncharacterized protein LOC142519059, with the protein MPAAPPAPAVPYNSSFFDPCYWIYCGEGTCTKNSTRTHTCQCNPGYSNLLNISAFPCYSDCAVQADDCQRLGIRVSKSTSVPSSNSNDDSGATALSMGILSWVATIIPTAFIYFKY; encoded by the exons ATGCCAGCAGCTCCGCCAGCTCCAGCAGTTCCATACAACTCTTCTTTCTTTGACC CTTGCTATTGGATCTATTGCGGAGAAGGGACATGCACGAAGAACTCcacgcgcacacacacatgcCAATGCAACCCTGGATACTCAAATCTCCTGAATATCTCAGCATTTCCATGCTACTCCGATT GTGCTGTACAAGCCGACGACTGTCAAAGACTTGGAATAAGGGTGTCGAAATCAACTTCGGTTCCATCTTCGAACTCGAACGATGATAGCGGAG CAACAGCTCTTTCGATGGGAATATTAAGCTGGGTGGCTACGATTATACCCACTGCATTTATCTACTTCAAGTACTAG
- the LOC142519141 gene encoding endochitinase At2g43590-like, whose product MISRKSYVTLCTLLAMALTAGKLAFGQNCGCASNLCCSQYGYCGSTAAYCGTGCRSGPCYGASGVSGIVTDAFFNGIANGAGGGCEGKGFYSRSAFLTAAGSYPSFASGSNDVARREVAAFFANVAHETGSLCYINEINGATRNYCQASTQYPCAAGKAYYGRGPLQITWNYNYLPAGQSIGFDGLNNPDIVASNNVISFKTALWFWMNNCHNAITSGQGFGATIRAINGMECNGGNTGAVNSRVQYYRSYCSQLGVDPGPNISC is encoded by the exons ATGATCTCAAGAAAATCCTATGTCACACTTTGCACCCTTTTAGCCATGGCTCTCACTGCCGGGAAGTTGGCTTTCGGGCAAAACTGTGGCTGTGCGTCTAACCTTTGTTGCAGCCAATACGGCTATTGTGGCAGCACCGCCGCTTATTGTGGCACAGGTTGCCGATCCGGCCCATGCTACGGTGCAAGTGGCGTTTCCGGTATAGTGACTGATGCATTTTTCAATGGGATCGCTAATGGGGCAGGTGGAGGCTGCGAGGGGAAAGGATTCTACAGCCGATCGGCTTTTCTCACTGCAGCCGGCTCATATCCGTCTTTCGCCAGTGGGTCTAACGATGTTGCTAGGCGTGAGGTTGCTGCGTTCTTCGCAAATGTCGCACACGAAACTGGAA GTCTGTGCTATATAAATGAAATTAACGGGGCAACTAGAAACTACTGCCAGGCCAGCACTCAATATCCGTGTGCGGCTGGAAAGGCTTACTACGGGCGAGGTCCCCTTCAAATTACATGGAACTACAACTACTTGCCAGCCGGGCAAAGCATCGGGTTCGATGGGCTAAACAACCCCGATATCGTGGCTAGTAACAATGTCATATCTTTCAAGACAGCCCTCTGGTTCTGGATGAACAATTGCCATAATGCTATAACTTCTGGACAGGGATTTGGGGCCACGATTCGAGCCATTAACGGAATGGAATGCAATGGAGGGAACACGGGTGCGGTCAATTCTCGTGTCCAATATTACAGAAGCTATTGCAGCCAACTTGGAGTTGACCCTGGTCCCAATATTAGTTGCTAg